In a single window of the Dama dama isolate Ldn47 chromosome 33, ASM3311817v1, whole genome shotgun sequence genome:
- the LOC133050901 gene encoding ubiquitin-like protein 5, translating to MIEVDCNDHLGKKVHVTCNIDDTTGDLKKLITAQTGTHWNKTGLKKWYTIFKDQVSLGDYEIHDG from the coding sequence ATGATTGAAGTTGATTGCAATGACCATCTGGGAAAGAAGGTTCATGTTACATGCAATATTGATGACACCACTGGGGACCTTAAAAAGCTGATCACAGCCCAAACTGGCACCCATTGGAACAAGACTGGTTTGAAGAAGTGGTACACGATTTTTAAGGACCAGGTTTCTCTGGGGGACTATGAAATCCATGATGGATGA